The nucleotide sequence TGGTGATCTTACCAATGAAGATGAGGAGAAGCTTCGTGAAGAAAGGACGGGggtggccaggcggggtggctcacgcctgtaatcctagcactctggaaggcagaggcaggtggattgctcaaggtcaggagttcaaaaccagcctgagcaagagtgagaccccgtctctactaaaaatagaaagaaattaattggccaactaaaaatatatacaaaaagctagccgggcatggtggcacatgcctgtagtcccagctactcgggaggctgaggcagcagatcgcttgagcccaggagtttgtggttgctgtgagctaggctgatgccacggcactcactctagcctgggcaacaaagcgagactctgtctcaacaaaaaaaaagaaagaaagaaaagaaaggaaggaaggaaggaaggaaggacggggGTGTTCTGTCTACATCCAGTCTACCTTTGCCCTTTGCCAACCATTGCCTTTGTCAAAACGGCCCCACCCTTTCTTAATCAAAGCTGAAAAATGGTAATGCACACCCCAGCGAAGAGTCAAAATACATCTTCAAGCAAAGGCCTGTGATAGCTTTAAATACCTGCCATGTGGGGGCTGCCTCACGACAGCTGCATGACTGGAGGAACATTTTCCTATTTCACACATGGCTGttttgagagaaggaaaaaaaaaaggcataagaggaaggaataaaagaaaggaaaggggggCATCAGATGATGTTgcagaaggctttttttttttgtgactagAATAAATGCCTGAAAAAGAAAACCCCACCTCAAGGGGCAGATAGCATTTCCCTGAGCACTGCTAAATCTGGGTCCCGAGAGACCTTTCCGAGGTACCGGTTACACTCGGCGCATCGTGCTGGCCGGACTCTATGGCAACGTTCTCATCTTTTGTCTCCTTCAGATAATGAGCCAAATTGCCCATTTAAGACACTGACAAAAGAACGTCTTCTCATGAGGGgaggcgcggggggggggggggccacaGGAGGCCTCTTCTCAAGTTAGCCAACCACTTTCCAGCCAGATGTCCCGGTGAGGGGGCAGGGACAGCCCGGAGCACTCAGGTTCTCAGTGCTGGTGTGAGGGACGCATTGTGAGCCCGGACCCCCTTAGAAGCATGATTGACCCCCGTATTACTGAATGCACAGAGGAGCAGGTGCTGACAATGGAGCCCCCCATCCTCTTCCACCACCGAGTCCCCCAGCTCTTCTGTCAGGGTGGCCGTCACCCCAGCACTGCCGGCACCCTGAGGACCCTGGGGCTTCTGCCTCCCAGCTCTAGCTGAATTTCATGGTTTTcactaaattgtttttttttttcttaatattggaTGAAATCTAGCAAATGTTTCTTTGTTCACACTTTCTAACAACCATCAACTCTTTGAGATTCTTCCGTGCACTGCTGTCTTGCTTGGGATGGTCTCTGGACAGTCCCTTGAGTATGGAAGAACAGAAACCATTTTGAATATTGATGACTCCTCTGGGGTAACTGAAAGGTGCTCAGAGCTCCAGAATTATGTTTCAGGGAATAATGGGCTCATGGCAGCACAGAGAATTTGAATATGAACGGTGCTATGTTGTGATGTGACAACCTCCCCATGACTGAAGTCTCCACCAACAAAGAAATTTGAGCAATTTCTCTGCTGAGCAATATCTCCTGGGGAGAGCTGTTATCAAAATAAGCAGCGATTCCCTGAATTGATTCATATCTGGCAATATCTTTGTACAGTATTAAGGCAATCACTTCCCCTCTCAGGGACCCATTAAAACCATATACTCATGAGTTCTAGTAGCTTTTTAATAGATTCCTTGAGATTTTTCTACGTAaacaatcatatcatctgcaagtAAAGTGTTTTAATTcatcctttccaatctgtatgccttttctttttccttgcctTATTGTACTGGCTAGGGCCTCCAGtagaatgttaaataaatacccttgtcttgttcctgatattAGGGGAAATCATTTGGTCTTTCCCCATTAAGGATGGTCTTAGCTGCAGGTTTTTCTTAGACACCCTTTTTCAGATTGAAGAAgtttccctctattcctagtttgatgagaaatttttttaagaatgagcattcaattttatcaaatgccttttctataTGCATTGCGGTGATCGtatgatttttcttgtttaaattgTGGACACGCTGAATTACATTAACTGAATGATTTGAATTTTGGACTCTCCTCTGGCAGGCAGTTAAATGACTTGCAGATGAGTTTGCTCCTGCTGAATCAAGCTTGTTTTCAAGCTTTGTAATGATGTGTCTCCAGCATCTTTTACCCTGGGGCTAAAGACAAGACTTTTTCAAGGGCTTTAACTAATATCCCCATTATTTTATGAGATTTCTCCATGTTGACCGGTGGGAATGAGAACTTTTCGCTGTGTGAGCTCTGATCATTTTTTAGTGAACTGTGAATGCCTTTCCTGGCCCTGTAGAGTTCCCCTGTGCAGGTCACAGACTTAAGGATCTGCAGGGCTGTTTCTCCACTGGTCTCCTCTGCTGTTCCCTCTTGCAAATTCTAGCCACCTCCACCTCCCGAACTCTGATTTTGGTCTCCTCGCCTTAGTGAGCTTGGCAGGCTCTGTTTGGGCTCCCCTCCCTGTGCCGCTGGGACAAACCAagggtccctgccctgcccctggtcCAAGGCTGACACAAGCTGCTGCTTAGACCCTGACTGGTTTCTAGCTGTGAGGCAGAGGATGGCAGTTCCCCATGAACAGAAGCAGAAATCGCACCCACTACCTTTTGTTCACACTTACACCATCCCTAGTAATGATTATCCTAAAGGAACTTTACCTGCTCTGCTATTGTGATTAAAAGCATTTTGCATCAGAATGTCACAGAAAAGAGCGTTAGAGGTGGAATCAGAGGTCCTTTGCTGCTCACTTAGCACATCTGTTACAACCACGAGAGGCCTTAGTTTCAACTTGTGTAAAATGAGGAGGGTAAGGATAACTGCCCAGCCTACAACTGCAGTGTGTTGTGAGGAATAAACTGAATAGCGTCGGTGGCACCCACTGTTATGGCACCCGCCGAAGCCCTCTGAGTGTCATAGTGCCGGACTGCTGCTTAGGCCTTCCTTACCTTCTTTCTGCTGTCGCAGTGTTGGGGTTCACTCTTCTCTCCAACCTGTTGGCCTGGCCAAATGTCTCTGCACACATTCCAGTACAGCCACCTGGGAATACTATTCTTTAATGAGCTTCTGGCCACGCTGCTACCCTAAAATGGTTACGAAGGGTTATGTGTTTGGTTTGTTACGAACAATGTATAGTAGTATTATAAAACGCTGTGCCAGAATGTCTTGCATAGCAGGCTAACATGTCATTCTTTTTGTCAGGGCTGCCTGGAGCCACAGGAAATCCAggtgaaaagggagaaaagggagaccACGGCGAACTGGGCTCACCGGGAAACGAGGGCCCTCCGGGGCAGAAGGGGGAAAAGGGAGACAAAGGGGATGTGTCCAACGACGTGCTGCTGGCAGGTGAGAGGGGCTCGTTTCGGGGGCACGGGGACCCCGAGAACCGCCTGGTGTTCAGTGCAAGGGCTGCTCTGTGTCTTCTCTCCTTACTGGCCCGTGGGGCCGTGCGTTTGCAGCACTCTTCGGAGTTCTGTGCCGTCAAAAAGGAGAAACGTGTGCATTATTGCACATGGGAAAGACCAGATCTGGGATCTAAGCATAAGTCATTTAGATAATTCAGGTCTAAAAGCCATGGTTGGATTGGATGGGACGAAGGCAGCCTCCTTTTCCAAATAGCTATTGAAATCCAGCACAATCCTGAACAGGACTAGTAAGCAAGCAAGCTGAGACACCTGGGAGGACAACTGACAGAAAGCAcgacctctctccctccccttctccccccttctccctccctctctccctttctctctctctctctctctctctctctctctctctctctccaggtgCCAAAGGTGACCAAGGGCCACCTGGCCCACCTGGACCCCCAGGTCCTCCAGGGCCCCCTGGAGGCAGAAGAGCCAAAGGCCCTCGGCAGCCGAACATGTTCAACGCCCAGTGCTCAGGTCGCTACCCCATACCCGGGACCCACCTCTTCCACTGATGAGCCCAAACTCTTGGGCTGCACCCCAGGCTTTGTGACCAGATGTTTTAAAACACAGGGAGGGAGGCAAGTTAGTTCAAAATGAGGGTCCCCATGTTGCACCACGCTCATGGGAGGTCTGAGCAGTCTGCCCCGGGGCTGGGCACGGGCGCCGGTTCCACTGggcctcccgcccctcccctggTCCCTTCATTTATCACGGCTGTTCCTCCACCTGGCCTTATCCGCCACCCCTCTCCCCTGACAGAGTCCTGAAAGCGCAGCTGTTAACTTTTCACAGTGACACTCTCTGGAGAGTGAGGGCCTTGGCTGATGCCAGGAAGTTGGTGAGGAAGTTCAGACTGGTTAGCTCCTCGCAGACAGTAACTACAGCGCTACGGACACCACCACTGATTTTTAAGTGCCAGACAGCGTGCTGCATGCTTAgcccatttaattctcagaacaatTCTACGATATTGGAATCACTATCTCCCCATTAACAGATACAAAACTAACAGCCCAAGgagctaagtaacttgcccgagTTCACTCaattagtaagtggcagagctaggatttgaacctaggacTGCCTGACTGTAAAGCCCCAGCTCTTAGGGCGTCATCCCTGCAGAGATGGAAAGTTGCACTTTGAGACCTGACCCAAGCCAGCCGAGGGCCAGGATTGACTGATCTCTGGCGGCCACGAGGACTTGTTCTTTAGCCAGCGTGTGGCAGGAGCAGCTTCAGGATTGGAAGCTGCTTAGAAATCAGGGATCAGATTAATGGAAAACATTCATAGGGTGATGCTAGAACTTCCCAAAAGAGGCACCCTGGGACCTGTCACCTAACTTAAAACTTGAAGAGGCACCATGTGATGCCATCATCGCCTCCATGGCAAACAGAGAGGAGGATCCTGACTGGAATTTCTCTCAGACTCGTGGATGTCACTGCCGCTTTCCTAACCAGTCTTCAGTTCTGTGTGGTGCACTGCTCCTTCTGGAAGACATTTGGGGGCATGCACTCAGCTGTCAGGGTGGGCGGGTCTGTGCTTTTAAATCTGTCACCGTCCTCCCCCCAGCCAGTGGAGCCTGATTGTCTTGCTGGCAGAGCTGCTCCTTCTCGCGCTCAGCGCCACCCGTCCATTAGCACCAGCCCTCCGTGCGGCTCCCCCCGAGAGTGAGCTGAGCGGGCCCTCCCCTGAGACAGGGGGCCTGACCCGAGCTGCTGCAGGATTCTAGCTTGCCAAGGGCTCTGTCGGCCAGTGGCAGTCTGTGCCGGGAGAAGCAGTCTCCTCCGCTGGGCCTGCCTCCTGAGAGGCTGGGTCGGCAGGGCTTGGACCCGAAGTTGTGAAAACTGCCTTAAATGAGAGGCCATTATCTTCGCTCTGCCTGCTAAAAAGAGTCCGTGGTTGCCAGGCATTTGCACCTGAACGTGGCCCTCTCTCCCGCTCCAATTCCATTTCCTTAGCACCCTTTAATTTCCCGAGTGGGAACTCCAGATGAAACCCAGGGGCAGCAGGACCGCATGTGGGGGGGCTGGGACGGACCCCCGAGACTGCTCTCCGCCAGTACCCAGGTCCATCCTGCTAGGAAGAAGCTTGGAGATCATGTAGGGTCTAGGCCCCTTCACGTACTGACAAAGAAGCCCCTTCAGATCATTTTGTGAGCTTCCCTGCTGACGGTGGAGAGGCTACGCTTTCTGATAACCACAGGGGGATTCGAACCCCTCAGAACGTGTCCAGGTGGGTGGGCCTGGCCCTTCCCAGAAAGCCCAGCTTGCCCAGCCCCTGCAGTCCAGCCCACAGCCCATCCTCTGCCCACTGGGCAGCtcgtccccctcccccttcttgcTTCTGCTACCCCCGAAACCTCTTCACCAGGGTCTGAATGAAGCCCATTCACTAAGGGGAACGTCGACGAGCCAAGGAGGATGAGTCACAGCTCAGGCGTACCCTCAAACCAGCTGCCAATCAGGCCCCTGGCAAGGACCTGTGCTTCTCCAGGCCTTCAAGCAGAGACGGTGGGAAAATGGTCACATGGGGACTCCAGCGTCTCTGGGGACGCTGCCTCCAGGTTCCTCCTTCCTCTGAGGCGCTGCCATTCCTCTCCCGGTGCCTCTCCCAGGAGACACTGGGTCAGGTGGACAGCCCGTCTCTGAGGCCGCTTCTTCACAGCACCCCACCAGCTTCCTTGAGAGTGAAAATCCTTCTAGAACAATGTAGTCACGCTAGAGACATCACCTGCCAAAGAGGCCAGGGAGCTGTCAACAAGCCTGCTTTCCCTCAGATTGCGGAGGGCTTGAGCGGACTGGTGCAGCCCACTTCTCCCCTTTGCTGACATCCTCTTGGGATTGTATCGTCTTAGCAACTGTGGTCACGGAGAGTCTGTTGGGGATTCACCAAGCGGAGGCGGGGAGGGGGTACAATTTGGAAGCATATGGCTTGGGGGTGCTTAAAAGCAAGCAACCAAGAAACCCGGGGGGCCTGTTGCAAGAGACGCTCATGGGACTAGAGTCTGGAATGAGGTGGGAAAAGCAGCAGTCACACAAACCGCCTTGCACCGGCCGCCTTGCTCTGATGATGGTTGTCATTTTAGGTGAGACCTGTGCCATACCAAATGATGACACCTTGGCTGGAAAAGCTGATGAGAAAGTCAATGAGCACCATTCCCCACAAGCAGGTAACAGAAACAAAGCGTCCTGTTTTGAAATTCAGAAGTTGGATGCCTTATAGCCACAACTGGCAGGTGAgtaactttcctttctcttcctgggGGGCAGAATCCATGATCACTTCCATTGGAAACCCAACGCAAGTATTAAAAGTTACGGAGACGTTTGGGACTTGGATAAGGGAATCTGCTAACAAGATGGATGACCGTATTTGGGTGACTGAACATTTCTCAGGTACTTTCATTCTGCAGATGATCCATAGCTACGTGGTACTTGTATTTTTCATCTGTTGCCTACCTTTCGGGCTTATTCTACTTTTGGGTGTCCGCAATCCCTGCTAGCTGGTTTAATAGGTTGCTGTCTGTTTTGGACAGCACTCCCGAGCTGTGACCGCAGGTAACAGCCTCTCTCTGGCTTCCCTCCCACAGGCATCATGGTGAAGGAATTCAAAGACCAGCCCTCGCTTCTGAATGGCAGTTACACCTTCATCCACCTCCCGTATTACTTCCACGGCTGTGGGCATGCTGTTTACAACAACTCGCTCTACTATCACAAAGGGGGTTCCAACACCATAGTGAGGTGAGCCCCTCCACCCCAGCAGCACCCTCGGTGTGGTGCTTTCCTGAGCTACTGAGGGGCGGGGACTGTGTGTTCACAGACCTCATGTCCCTGGGGCTGGCACACCGACAGAGGTCAATCAGGGCTTGTTGGCCGAATGAATCACAGGATAGGGTGAGCGAGCCCCACGTCCCAGCAGTCCCCGGGGTCTGCGTTTACTGCTGGTCTGGACGCCAGGAAGAGGGTGAGAGCCAGGCAGAAGCAGGCCCGCAGTGGTACGGGCAGCAGCTTTCTTGTCCTTGGAGGAAGGGAGTAGCTGGGACCCAGAGCTCCCTCCGCCTGAAGGCGTCGCTCCCTGGTAACAGTTTGGTTCTGAAAAACTTTGGGCGTGAGGAATTTCATGTCACAACTGGGATCATCGAAGACTAATGGTAATGCAGCCCAAAGGCAGGTGTCACTGCCTTCAGATTGGCCTGTCATCCTGATCCAGGCTGCCCGGGACTGCCTTCTGCTTTCCCAAAGGCAAGGGAGGGGTCACCTGGGGAGACTGAGCCCAGGACAGCAGCCGAGGCTTCCTGCCTCCTCAGGAGAGTTGCTCGAGTTTTGTCTGTATGGTTCAAAAAGAAATCAGGCTCTGGGCTCTAGCGCAGAAGCAGGTTGCCTGGCTTCGGTTTCTGGTCCCGACTCTTCTGCCTACTCTATGGCCTTGGACAAGAGTCGCCACCTCCTGTGGTCTCCATGTCCTCGAATACAGTCCTTCCAGCTCTGCCCCTACATGAAACAGCAACCACAGTACTATGAAGGCCATGGTCCTGGTTATCCAAAACAAGAAACAATGACCTTGAGGGAGGCTGggtgccttttctctttcttcctcatgcTCCTCCTACCCTTAGTGCAGGCCAGCTTTAACAACCTTTTTGGCATTTGTGTGCTCAGGTTACGATGGAGACAGGTTTCCTGGTATAACGCGCAGTTAGATCGGCCACACTAGACACAGGCGTCGGCCATGGCAGGCAGCGTCCCCTCCCTTGCCCTTCACTCCCCGTCATCCCTTCACCCCCGGCCACCCCATCTGGGCAGAGTCTTGTGTTGGTAGGAAAGGACAGCTGCCTGCTCAGGGTCCTCACTCCATGACACACTCCTTCCTGTGACGATTCTCATTTAGTTGGTGGCTCCCTGATGCCATGTTACACAGTGCTATTGTCACATGAagttgggggaaggagaggaattCCGGGGTGAGTAAGCCCCAAGAATGAGGATTGGCCTGTTTAAGGAAGCTTGTCTTCTAAGGAAGCTAAGTTTGCAACAACCTGTGCTGAGCCCGGCTCTACGCCGATCACGGGCCGGGAGCTGCGGGGAGGCAGGCCTGAGTTAGACCCTGTTCTTGCCGGGGGACAAGCCTTACCAAGGAACGTAGCTGCTAGGCTCCAGGACCGACAGGGCCGAACGGCAGTGCTAAATTTCAGGTATTCAGAGGAAGGAGAACTCCTGTGGGCTGAGATGGGCAGGGACCTTCTTCCCAAGCCTTCACTCTCCTAGTTTCTTTTCAAACTGACTCCAAGGTTTCTGAATCAAGTTCAAGTTTATAGTGCTCAAATGCATAGCCACAGAATCACACGCTTCATGTTTCTTCCGCTGCTCAATGGCACCCtctggtgtttttcttttcttttagcttaATGTCCCAGAATTTTCATTCTTGGAGTTAAGTACCTTTTGAATCCTAATTCACTTTTTTTGACAGATGATTTAGACTTAGAGTCTGCCAAATCAGTCTTCAGAAGGCAAGGGGCATGGGATTTCATGCCATAGTTTCATCTATCCAGCTACTTACCTGTGAAGAATACACTCTTTGCAGCCTTGACTTTGCTATGGCTCTTTTCAACGGgtgactttcttctttttgtcttttttatttttattgcttttttttttgagacagagtctcactctgttgcccaggctagagtgctgtggcgtcagcctagctcacagcaacctcaaactcctgggctcaagcaatccttctgcttcagcctcccaagtagctgggactacaggcatgcaccaccatgcccggctaattttttctatgtattttttagttggctaattaatttctttctatttttaggagagacgggatcttgctcttgctcaggctggtttcgaactcctgaccttgagtgatccacctggcctcccagagtgctaggattacaggcatgagccaccacacccagcccgaCTTTCTACTTAATTTAGAAGgctgtgaaattttttttcttaaaattctagcATTCAGTAAAGGAATAACCCCCAAACTTGGAGCTAGAAAATCTAAGTTTAAAAATTCTGGCTCTATTATCTACTTGTATTCATGGGTTTATGGGCtagtcacttctttttttttttttttttttgcattttaaaaggaaaagattggACTTTTTACAGCCCTTTGCAGCTCTAAGTATCGTTGAGAGGATATTTCAGGAAGTCACCAATCATCCAAGCCTTAGTGAAGTAAAGTAATTTTCTTGGGGTCACATGGCTAGTAAGTGGTCACTTAGATGTGAATTCATTCTGACTAGGGGAGCATTCTCTTTAAACTATGCCACTGCCTCTCTGTTTCTTCTGCTGGCACAAGCTAGTCCTTGTCCTTTACACCCTTGCTGCTCACAGCATTGTCGAAGGACCATCACAACAGGCCTTACCTGGGGGCTTGTCAGgaatgcagaatcccaggcctCGCCCCAGACCTACTGACTCAGTTTAAGAGGGGGCTGACAAACCACCTTCATCCACAAAAATGGTGACTCATGTCcacttcttttatatatatatatgtatatatatatgtgtatatatatatatatttcagatttgAATTTGGCAAAGAAACATCCCAAACTCTGAAGCTTGAGAACGCCTTGTATTTTGATCGAAAATACCTCTTTGCAAATTCCAAGACTTACTTCAACCTGGCAGTAGATGAAAAGGGCCTTTGGATTATCTACGCTTCCAGTGTGGACGGCTCGAGCATCCTCGTCGCACAGCTGGATGAGAGGACATTCTCCGTGGCGCAGCACGTCAATACCACGTACCCCAAGTCCAAGGCCGGCAACGCTTTCATCGCCCGAGGGATCCTCTATGTCACAGACACCAAAGACATGAGGGTAACGTTTGCCTTTGATTTGTTAGGAGGGAAACAGATCAATGCAAACTTCGATTTAAGAACTTCCCAGTCTGTTCTTGCCATGTTATCGTACAACATGAGAGATCAGCATCTGTATTCGTGGGAAGATGGCCACTTAATGCTTTACCCCGTGCAGTTTTTGTCAACGACATTACATCAGTGATGTGTTGCATTTTGTTCCCCTCGGTAAATTTCAGATGTTTTCTGGGGCCATTTCTATTCCAACAGAAAACTTGTCTTTAAAGGGTAGCCAGGTACTTAGAACATAATCTCCTGATGTAAGTGTTTATATGGCCAGTGAGCCCCCTTTAAAATCAGACTGCTTAGTGAAATAGCAATAGATTGGAAGCAGACATGGCTGGTCTTTGGTGATTCCTTCACAAACCAGCTGGGCAAGTTACCTCTTTCTCCTTGGCCTCTGGTTTCCCCCATGGAAATATGAAATAGCTAGCTGAGATGACTGGTGAGATTTCCTCTACCTGTAGGAAATTCTATTGCCATTATATATCTGGTTCTGTTGTTTGGTTTTTCAGCCACATGCTGAACAAATTTACCTTTGAGTTGATAAGTTTTGTTTGAGTAGTGAATTCCTTAGTGCTGACTTATATTTGATGCCTTGGAAAGATACGTTGACCCTTTCAGGATTCTAAGGCACCCATTACTCTTATTATCCATAATTTAcccataatttattaaaaaaattaattacccataatttattgcttttctttgcaTCTGCACATGCCAGAATGGCCATCATCCTCAGCTCCTGATTGCAGCTCTGAGATTAGCAAAGGCCAGGAACACTACATGCTCAGGTTTTTAATGAAACAGGTTCCTACCAATTTCTGATCATGTTGATTTATAACTGTGGATCATAAACACTGAATCCTCAGGTCACTCTGGCTTCTTCTATGGCAGCTGTGGGTCCACTATCCGCATACTAAATTCCACATACTAAATTCTGTGTAAGTGGGCATTCCTCTGGGTAGAACATGGGAAGCACTTTGCAGTGTTCAAAAGAGAGGCACCATTTGTGGTTATTATCTAGAATAGGTTTGGATAAACCATGGCCTGAGGGCCAAAGCCAgtccatttgctttttttgttagacagagtctcactctgttgccttggctagagtgcagtagcatcattttagctcactgtgacctcaaactcctaggcccaagtgatcctcctgtctcagttttccaaatagctgggactataggcatgtgccagcatgcccggctaacttttctattttcagtagagacagtgtctcactcttgctcaggctggtctccaactcccaaGCTTAAGCAATctaccagcctcagcctcccagcgtgctagcattacaggtgtgagccaccgcgcctggcctccattTGCTTCTGTAAATAACGTTTTATTGGTGCAGAGCCGCACTCATTTGTTTCTGTATGATAGTCTATGACTACTTTCGCTCTACATAGCAGTCCAGCCATTCC is from Microcebus murinus isolate Inina chromosome 6, M.murinus_Inina_mat1.0, whole genome shotgun sequence and encodes:
- the GLDN gene encoding gliomedin, with the protein product MARGAERGRRATGWGMRGALAAVALLSALNAAGTVFALCQWRGLSAALRALEAQRGREQQEDAALRAFLAELGRAPRRAPAPPPDPASAARNKRSHRGEPAPHLRAESQDMLMMMTYSMVPVRVMVDLCNSTKGICLTGPPGPPGLPGVGGLPGHNGSDGQPGPQGPKGEKGANGKRGKMGLPGATGNPGEKGEKGDHGELGSPGNEGPPGQKGEKGDKGDVSNDVLLAGAKGDQGPPGPPGPPGPPGPPGGRRAKGPRQPNMFNAQCSGETCAIPNDDTLAGKADEKVNEHHSPQAESMITSIGNPTQVLKVTETFGTWIRESANKMDDRIWVTEHFSGIMVKEFKDQPSLLNGSYTFIHLPYYFHGCGHAVYNNSLYYHKGGSNTIVRFEFGKETSQTLKLENALYFDRKYLFANSKTYFNLAVDEKGLWIIYASSVDGSSILVAQLDERTFSVAQHVNTTYPKSKAGNAFIARGILYVTDTKDMRVTFAFDLLGGKQINANFDLRTSQSVLAMLSYNMRDQHLYSWEDGHLMLYPVQFLSTTLHQ